CGATCTTCCGCATTCGTGAATGGATCATCAACAGCATCCCGCTACCGCTGCGCTCGGCGATTGCTGCCGGTATCGGTCTGTTTCTCGCGCTGATCGCCTTGCACAATGCCGGGATCGTGGTGAGCAACCCGGCGACCATGGTCGGCCTCGGCGACCTGAAAGCGCCGGCACCTATTCTCGCCACACTTGGTTTCGCGCTGATCGTCGCGCTGGAAGCCTTGAAAGTACGCGGCGCGGTGCTGATCGGCATTCTGGCGGTGACCATCATTTCCATTGCCTTGGGTTTCACCCCGTTCGGCGGCATTACCTCGATGCCACCTTCGCTGGCCCCGACCTTCATGCAGCTCGATATTAAAGGTGCGCTCGACATCGGTCTGGTGAGTGTGATTTTCGCTTTCCTGTTCGTCGACCTGTTCGACAATTCCGGCACCCTGATTGGCGTTGCCAAGCGCGCCGGGCTGATGGGCAAGGATGGCCACATGCCGAAAATGGGCCGCGCATTGATTGCCGACAGCACCGCAGCCATGGCCGGTTCGCTGCTGGGCACCTCGACCACCACCAGCTACATCGAATCCGCTGCTGGCGTCAGTGCCGGCGGCCGTACCGGTCTGACGGCAATTGTCGTGGCCATCCTGTTCCTGCTGGCGTTGTTTTTCTCGCCACTGGCGGCCAGCGTTCCGGCGTTCGCCACCGCGCCCGCATTGCTGTTCGTCGCGGTGTTGATGACGTCGGGCCTGGCGGAAATAGACTGGGACGACATCACCGTCGCCGCGCCGGTCGTGGTAACCACACTGGCGATGCCATTCACGTATTCGATCGCCAACGGCATCGCGTTCGGCTTCATTGCCTGGACCGCCATCAAGCTGCTGTCCGGCCGCGCCCGTGAGCTGAACCCGGCACTGGTGATTCTGTCGATTCTGTTTGTGATCAAGTTGGGTTGGTTCAACGCATGACTTTCGATTCCCAGGCTTACGCCGAGCAACTCGAAGCCAAGGTCACGCGCTTGCGTGATCTGCTGGCGCCGTTCGATGCACCGCAGCCGAGCGTATTCGACTCGCCGCTGCAGAACTTCCGTCTGCGTGCCGAATTCCGCCTGTGGCGCGAGGGCGGCGATCGGCATTACGCGATGTTCGCTCAGGATGACAAGCGCACGCCGATTCTGATCGAAGAATTTCCGATCGCCAGCCTGCGCATCAATCAATTGATGCCGCAGCTGAAGGCGGCATGGCAGGCCAGTTCGGCGCTGAGCCACAAGCTGTTTCAAGTCGAATTCCTGACCACATTGTCGGGCGACGCCATGATCACCCTGTGCTATCACCGGCCGCTGGACGAGCACTGGCATGCAGCGGCTGCGAAACTGGCAGCGGACCTCGGCGTCAGCATCATCGGTCGCTCGAAGGGCAAGCGCGAAGTACTCGGTCTCGATTACGTGGTTGAGAAGCTCGAAGTCGGCGGTCGCACATTCAGCTATCGCCAGCCGGAAGGCGCATTCACCCAGCCGAACGGCACGGTGAACCAGAAGATGTTGAACTGGGCGTACGAAGCGCTGGGCGATCGCAGCGATGATCTGCTTGAGCTGTATTGCGGCAACGGCAACTTCACCCTGCCCCTCGCTACCCGCGTGCGCAAAGTGCTGGCCACCGAAATCAGCAAGACCTCGGTCAACGCGGCATTGAGCAACCTCAGCGAAAACGCGGTGGATAACGTCACGCTGGTATGTTTGTCGGCCGAAGAGCTGACCGAAGCGCTCAACGAAGTGCGCCCGTTCCGTCGCCTGCAAGGCATCGACCTGAAGAGCTACGAATTCGGCAGCGTTTTCGTCGACCCGCCACGCGCGGGCATGGATCCCGACACCTGCGAGCTGACCCGCCGCTTCGACAATATCCTCTACATTTCCTGCAATCCGGAAACCCTCGCGGCGAACATCGCCCAATTGCACGACACGCACCGCATCACGAAGTGCGCGTTGTTCGATCAGTTTCCGTGGACCCATCACATGGAATCGGGTGTGTTGCTGAGCCGGCGATGAGTGCATAGCTCCGATACGAAAAAGCCGTCGCGATTGACGGCTTTTTTGTGGGTGCTCGAATAGATCGTCCGAACGCGGCCCGAACCTGCGGCAGCTCCTACAGGGAAACGCATTCTCATGTAGGAGCTGCCGCAGGCTGCGATCTTTTACTCTGTGCGATTACCGAACATAAAACGCCCGCGCCATTTTTGTTCAATTGACCATGGTAACCATCTAGTACATTTTATCTCCACAGGCTGAAACACTCGGCCAAAGCCAAAAACAATAAGTGGAGTTACCCCTCATGCCCCCTATCGTTCTGGTGCTCAACGGCCCGAACCTGAACCTGCTCGGCACCCGCGAGCCGGCGACTTATGGTCACGAAACCCTGGCCGATATTTCTGCGTTGTGCGGTCGCGCTGCCGAGGAATTCGGCCTGGCGGTAGAGTTTCGCCAGACCAACCACGAAGGCGAACTGCTCGACTGGATCCACGCCGCACGCGGTCGTTGCGCCGGCATCGTGATCAATCCGGCGGCGTGGACGCACACGTCGGTGGCGATTCGTGATGCGCTGGTGGCCAGTGAGTTGCCGGTGATCGAAGTGCACCTGTCCAACGTCCACGCCCGCGAGGCCTTCCGTCATCACTCGTTTGTCTCGGCGATTGCCACGGCAGTGATGTGCGGGTTCGGCAGCCATGGCTATCGCCTCGCACTGGAACATTTTGCGCAGCGGCTGAAGGGGTGATTCGTATGGCTCGCTCCAAAGTAATACTCGCCGGGCTGATCGGCGCTGGCATCCAGGCTTCACGCACGCCGGCGCTGCATGAACACGAAGGCGATGCCCAGGGCATGCGTTACCTGTATCGATTGATCGATCTCGATCAACTGAAGCTGGACCCCACCGCCCTGCCCGATCTGCTACTGGCCGCGGAGCGGATGAACTACACCGGCCTGAACATCACGTTCCCATGCAAACAGGCAATCATTCCGCTGCTCGATGAACTGTCACCGGAAGCCGAAGGCATCGGCGCGGTGAACACCGTGGTATTGAAGGACGGCAAACGCGTCGGCCACAACACCGACTGCCTGGGTTTTGCCGAAGGTTTTCGCCGTGGCCTGAAGGATGCAGCCCGCGAGCGCGTGGTCCAGATGGGCGCCGGCGGCGCAGGCGCGGCAGTGGCCCACGCGTTGTTGAGCGAAGGCGTACGGCAATTGACGATTTTCGATGTCGACCGCGAGCGCGCTGAGAGTCTGGCAAACAATCTCAATCAGCATTTCGGTCATGGCCGCGCAATGGCCGGGCGGGATTTGCCGGGCGCCATGAATCAGGCTGATGGGCTGGTCAACACCACACCAATGGGCATGGCCAAACTACCGGGGATGCCGGTGCCGGTCGAGTTGTTGCGCAAGGAGTTGTGGGTGGCGGAGATTGTGTACTTTCCGCTGGAAACCGAGCTGTTGCGTAACGCGCGGGCATTGGGTTGCCGGACGCTGGACGGCGGCAACATGGCAGTGTTCCAGGCGGTGAAGGCATTTGAATTATTCAGTGGCGTAGCGCCGGATGCACAGCGGATGCTCGCGCATTTTCAGAGCATGAATGGTTAAGAGCCAAAGATCGCAGCCTGCGGCAGCTCCTACAAGAGAGCTGTGCAGGAGCTGCCGAAGGCTGCGATCTTTGGAATGTCAGGCCTGCAGGTAACGCAACACTGACTCGCAAATCATCTCGCGATGCCGTTCCTTGATGCTTTCGTCCGGCAGATCGATCTGGAAAATCTCGCCGAATGTGTGCCGGTTCGACACGCGGTAGAAGCAGAACGAGCTGATCAACAAATGCACGTCCAGCGCATCAAGCCCCGAACGGAACACACCTTCTTCAGCACCACGACGCAAGATCTCGCCAAGTGAATCGAGGATGGTGTTGTTCATCGCCTTGATTGCATCGGAACGCTTGACGAATTCGGCGTTATGGATGTTTTCGATACAGACGATGCGCACGAAATCGACGTTGCGATCGTGGTGATCGAACGTGAATTCGACCAGCCGCCGAATCGCCACCACCGGCGTCAGTTCGGCCAGATGCAGACGATTCTCGGTGTTGCGAATATCACCGTAGAGCTTCTCCAGCACCTCGACGTACAACTGCTCCTTGCTGCCGAAGTAGTAATAGATCATGCGCTTGGACGTGTGGATGCGCTCAGCGATCGCGTCGACGCGCGCACCCGACAGACCTTGCTGGACGAACTCTACGATCGCCTCCTGCAAGATGTTCTCGCGGGTTTTTTCCGGGTTGTTCTTGCGACTCTTGCGCGGCTCAGCGGCGGAAACTTCAGTCGCTGCAGGAAGTTCTGAATTCATCGTCATTGCGGGCTCACGGCCATCACTGCACAGGCGGCGATTATGGGCCGCGCAGCACAGTGAAGGAAGCTGCTCAGCCCGTGTTTAATCGCGCGTTTACGAATTTCCTACAACTTCGCCTGGCGCACTGCGCCGCTGCGTGATTTGGCCATCGCAGCCAAACGCACCGCCACGTTGGCCGCGCCGTAACCGGCATAGCCGTTCTTGCGCTGGATGATCTCGAAGAAGAACCGCCCTTCGAACGGCTCGGTGTACACGTGAAACAGCTCGCCACCCTGCGCATCACGGTCGTAGAGCACGTTGTAATACGCCAATTCGCTGAGGAACTCATCGTCAAAATCGAAACGCGCGGCAAGGTCGTCGTAATAGTTGAGCGGAATGTCCAGCAGCGGTACGCCGGCCTCCTTGGCGCGACTGACTTCGGCGAATATGTCATCACAATCGAAGGCGATGTGATGCACTCCCGAGCCACGATAACTCGACAACGCATGGGAAATCGCGGTGTTGCGGTTCTCGGAGATATTCAGCGGCAGGCGGATCGAACTGTCGCGGCTGCGCAGTGCGCGACTCTTCACCAGACCGTATGGGTCAGGCAGCACCACTTCGTCATCGGCCTCGAAATCCAGCAGGCTTTTATAGAACAGCACCCAACTGTCGAGGCTGTCGGCCGGCAGCGCCATGGCCATGTGGTCGATGCGTTTGAGGCCGCCACGGGCCGGCGCATCCGCCAGCAGATTGAAATCGGTGCCGTAGACATCGGCCTGCTCATCGACCAGATAAATCAGGCTGCCGTCGGGTGCGCGCACGGCTGCCAGTTCCAGTTCGTTGGGTCCGACCAATCCGCGATACGGTTGACCTTTATAAGCAACTGCGCGGGCCAGCGCGCTGGCACTGTCCTTGACCCGCACAGCCGTGGCGCACAGCGACGGGCCGTGAGCCTCGAAAAAACTGTGCGCAAATGAATACGGTTCGGAATTGAGGATCAGGTTGATATCACCCTGACGCAGCAAGCTCACGCTCTTGGAACGATGCTGCCCAGCCTTGACGAAGCCTAGTCGCTCCAGCCAGTTCGAGAGTTTGGCACCGAGACTTTCATCAACGGCAAACTCGAGAAATTCAACGCCGTTGTATTCGCTGGCCTTCGGTGTTTCGAAGAGGATTTCGCGATTGGCCACAGGCTGGGTTTCCTGCTCCAGACGCTGGCGCGTCTTTTCCTCCAGATACAGCAGCGAACGCAAACCGTCAGCCGCATTCGCCCGGGGTGGCGCGGCGCGGAAACCGTCGTTAAAGATCTCCAGCGACAGCGGCCCGGTATAACCGCTCTGGATGATCGGTGCGAGGAAGCCCGGCAAATCGAACTCGCCCTGCCCCGGGAAGCAGCGGAAGTGCCGACTCCACTCCAGCACATCCATCTGCAGAATCGGCGCGTCGGCCATTTGCACGAAGAAGATCTTGTCGCCGGGAATCTCAGCGATCGCACGGGGATCGCCTTTCAATGACAGGGTATGAAAGCTGTCGAGCAGCACGCCCAGGCTCGGATGATCAGCCTGGCGCACGATGTCCCAGACCTGTTGATAAGTGTTCACGTGCCGGCCCCACGCCAGCGCTTCGTAGCCAATGCGCAAGCCGCGCGCACCGGCGCGTTCGGCCAGCAGGCGCAGATCATCGACTAGAATTTGTTGATCGCCGACGCTGTCCGCCGAAGCGTTGCTGCAGACCAGCACCAGGTCGGTGCCCAGTTCCTGCATCAGATCGAACTTGCGCTCGGCGCGCTCAAGATTGCGCGCGAGGCGATCACGGCGGCAGCCTTCGAAATCGCGGAACGGCTGGAACAGGGTGATGGCGATCCCGAGATCGGCGCACATCTGTTTAATTTCTCGCGGGCTGCCGTCGTAGTACAGGAGGTCATTTTCGAAAATCTCCACCCCGTCGAACCCGGCGGCGGCAATGGCTTCGAGCTTTTCCGGCAGGGTGCCGCTCAAGGAAACGGTGGCGATGGAACGCTGCATGATGAACTCCCGGACTGCGCCGCTTTAGTGTAGGAGCTGCCGAAGGCTGCGATCTCTTGATCTTGAAAAACAAAGATCGCAGCCTGCGGCAGCTCCTACACGGGATGGGTTTTTATAGTGAGGAAATTATTGGCTGCATCGAACGCGGCAGCAATTTAAAGTGTACTACCCGGTTAGTTTTGCGTGCGATTATCGAACACAATGGCGGTTTGGCGAATTGACGATTTTTCGTCCACTGCCCAACATCGACCGCACATTGAGTCCGGATCTGAACCACCGGTCGCAGCGTGCAATAAAAAAAGCACACCAAATAACAAATCCAAAAACGGGTGGAACACATGATTCCTTCACAGACTTCCCGCATGGCTCCGGCCATGAGCACTGCCACGGGTGGCATCGGCGCCAAGATCCGCGGCGCCATGGCTGTTGGCAAGACCCGTTGGGGCATGCTGGCGCTGGTGTTTTTCGCCACAACCCTGAACTACATCGACCGCGCCGCCCTCGGCGTCATGCAGCCCATCCTCGCCAAGGAAATGAGCTGGACGGCGATGGATTACGCCAACATCAATTTCTGGTTTCAGGTCGGCTACGCGATCGGTTTCGTCCTGCAAGGACGCTTGATCGACCGGGTCGGCGTCAAACGCGTGTTCTTCTGCGCCGTGCTGCTGTGGAGCCTGGCCACCGGCGCCCACGGTCTGGCGACATCGGCGGTCGGTTTCATGGCTTGCCGGTTCATCCTCGGCCTGACCGAAGCGGCGAATTACCCGGCCTGCGTGAAAACCACGCGCCTGTGGTTCCCGGCCGGTGAACGCGCGGTCGCCACCGGCATCTTCAACGCCGGCACCAACGTCGGCGCCATGTTCACGCCAATGCTGCTGCCGCTGGTGCTGCACGTGTGGGGATGGCAGGCAGCGTTCCTGTGCATGTCGGCGCTGGGCGGGATCTGGCTGCTGTTCTGGGGCTTGAAGTATTTCAACCCGGAAGACCACCCGACCGTCAAACAATCGGAGCTCGACTACATCCAGCAGGAAGTCGAACCGGAACAGGCCCGCGTGCCGTTCTCGAAAATCCTGCGGATGCGCGGCACCTGGGCCTTTGCCCTCGCCTACTCGCTGACCGCGCCGGTGTTCTGGTTCTACCTGTACTGGCTGCCGCCGTTCCTCAATCAGCAATACAACCTGGGCATCAATGTCACTCAGATGGGTATCCCGCTGATCATCATCTACGTCACGGCTGACTTCGGCAGTGTCGGTGGCGGGATTCTGTCTTCGTTCCTGATCGGTCGCGGGATGAATTCGATCAAGGCGCGGCTGCTGTCGATGTTCCTGTTCGCCTGCTGCATCATCGGCGTGGTCATGGCTGCTGGCTCGGCCAATCTGTGGGTCGCCGTTGCTGCAATTTCCCTGGCCATCGGTGCGCATCAGGCGTGGACCGCGAACATCTGGAGCCTGGTGATGGATTACACGCCCAAACACATGATGAGCACGGTGTTCGGTTTCGGCGGTATGTGCGCGGCGATCGGCGGGATGTTCATGACCCAGATCGTCGGCCATATCCTGACCGTCACCAACAACAACTACACCGTGTTGTTCACCCTGATTCCGGCGATGTATTTCCTCGCGCTGACCTGGATGTACTTCATGGCTCCGCGCAAGATTCCGACTGTTACTGAATAATCTGCCCCCACAACCGTATGTGGGAACTGCCAACACGCCAGTTCCCACATGCGTTCCCCGACTTTATAAATCCACGAATCAACAAACTATAGACATCAACGCGTCTATCAAAAAAAGTTTGTACCTAACCATTAGACAACTATCACGCCGCACCTCAACAACTTGCACTTACACATTAGTACGCCAGCGCCATCACCTTTGAGTTATTCATATATATGGCGACTTCGCCAATTACTCAAAGGAGCAACACTCATGTTATGGAATAAAGCCAAACCGAGCGATAACGTTAGCGACGAGCGAAAAAACAAAGGTGTCTACAATGCGACCGGCGCCGCTCTGGCCGGCGGGCTGACGCTGTCGCTGCTTGCCGCGCTGGGTGTTAAATGGAACGACAAGCAACCCAACGAACAACAAACCATTGAGGCAGTTCAAGAACACGCCGCTGCGCTTGAATCGTTGAAAATGAAAGACCCGCACCGGATTTTCGTTCAGCAAATACTTGGCAGCACGGAAGCGACGTGGAGCAAAACCTTCGAATTTAATAACCTGGAATATATCCCCCCCAAGTTAATCCTGATTGATGAGCCAACTTCCACGCCTTGTGGCACCACCAACGACTTGGCATATTGCCCGCCGAATCAGACAATCTATATAAATCTGTCGCGACTTGGGAGTATAGGAAAACAGGGTGGCACGTCTTCAGAGCCTAGCGATTTTGCCCAAGCCTTTGTCATCGCCCATGAAGTCGGCCACCATGTTCAGAATCTGCTCGGTACGACCAAAGAGGTTGACGACGCAGAGCAATCAGGACAAGACGTCAAGGGCAGGAATGGGATACGGGTGCGTAAGGAGCTGCAGGCCGATTGCTTTGCCGGAGTCTGGGCGCGCAATGCAGAAGCTCATATCAAATGGCTGGAGCCCACTGATCTTGGGGAAGCAGTAAAAGCCGCTCGACTCTTGGGTAATGACGCGACCCACGGCACCGGAGAACAGCGCAGCAGATGGTTCATGAAGGCCTTCAACGCAGGCGCATCCAACGCCTGCGACACCTTCGGGGCACAAGCACTTTAACCTGGGCCGTTTGCTGACCACGTCCTGGTCATTTGTCACCAGACGAAACGTGACCTCAGCGGCGGCTCTGCTGCCACGCTGCCGCCAGACCGCTGCAACAGATCACTGCGATGCCGATGATGGTCAACAGGCTCGGCGTGTGATTAAACAGCAACCAGCCCAACAACCCCGCAAAAACAATCTGGCAATAGCCGAACGGCGCCAACAGCGCTGGTGCGGCATGGCGAAAAGCCTGGGTCAGAAACAGGTGGGCGGTCATCCCGCAACTGCCCAGCGCGAGCATCAGCCCGACGTGAGTCAGCGTCGGCACCTGCCAGAAGAACGGCACCAGCGCACTCATCACCAGCGTATTGCACAACCCGGCGAAAAAATTACTGGTGGTCGGGCTGTCGACGTTCGCCAGCTTGCGCGTCAGCAACTGGTAGAAACAGAAAAACAGCGCGGAACAAAATGGCAACAAAACTGCCGGGGTAAACAACTCCCCGCCCGGGTGGACGATGATCAGCACGCCGATGAAGCCGCAGATCACCGCGATCCATTGGCCACGTGTCACCCGCTCCTTGAGCAGCGGCACCGACAATGCCGTCACCAGCACCGGCGCAAGAAAGTTGACCGCCGTGGCTTCTGCCAACGGGATGTACAGCAGCGCCGTGGTGAAAAACAAGCTGGTGCCGAGCAGGCAAAGCGCGCGGGCCAACTGCCACAACGGCCGCTTGGTCCGCAGGACGCGCAAGCCCGATTTCGGCAGGAAAATCCCCGCCATCAGCAGCGTGTGCACCACATAACGCGCCCAAACCACCATCATGATCGGATAAAAACCAGAGAGATATTTCGACAGTGCGTCGTGACTGGAGAACAGGAAGGTTGCCACGACAATCAGCAAGATCCCCTTGAAGGGTTGATTGACACCGGAGAGCGGAGTGCTGACGGTCATCGGATTTCCTTGTGTTGCCAAAAAAGAACAAAAATCGTCGCGGGCAAGCCTCGATCCGGGTGTGCTTTAGAATGGACTCTCCGGCAATAATTTAGAACCCGGTTCCAGAATCATAAAAGCCCTGCATAACAAAACCGTGCGAACACCGCCCATTTTATCGACAACAAAAATCCTGTAGGAGCTGCCGAAGGCTGCGATCTTTTGATTCTTATTAGAAGCAAGATCTAAAGATCGCAGCCTTCGGCAGCTCCTACAGTGGATTGGGGTGAATCAGATGAATAGCTCGGAAGCCAGACTTGCCGCTGATAATTCGTCGGCGAACTCAAGCAACAATGGCGCCAGCTCATGCAGGCGCGCCCCCGGCATTCGCGCACTCGGCCCGGCAATACTGAGTACCCCGATCACCCGGCCATCGGCAGGATGTTTTACCACTGCGGCGATCGCCGACGTTCCCACCGCCGAGCTTTCTTCGACACAGGCATAACCTTGTTCACGCGCGAGGCGCAGGCGTTCAAGCAGTTCGATATTGGTGCGCGGCGCATTGGGCCCGATGCCCACCGGCACTTCCGCCGCCTGACGCTCGACCAGAGACAACGCTTCGGCGTCGCTCATGCACGCCAGCCACGCATGCCCGGAGGCGGTGTAGAACAGCGGCGCATCGCGGCCCATGTCGGGGTCATAACGCAGACCGGTGCGCGCGCCCTGCGCCTTGGCGATCCAGGTCTGGCGGTCGCCATCGATCACGCCCAGGCGCACCAGCTCGCCGGTTTCCTCAGCCAGCCGATCAAGCACCGGCTGCACGATATCCGCGCCGCTGCTCGACAAATACTGAAAGCCCATCGCGACCAGTTTGGTCGACAAGTGATAGCGCAAGGTCTCCGGGTTCTGGCGCACGTAACCCAGCCGCACAAGCTCGGCGAGCAGGCGATGGGTCGCGCTTTTCGGGATCTGCAGTTGTTCGGCCAGGGTCTGCAGCGGCAGCCCGCGCGGATCACTGGTGAGGGTTTCCAGCACGCTGAAAACCCGTTCGATTTGACTGCCGGCCATGGACGCATTCCAGAAAGGTTTCAGCGATTCTAGAAGACATCCTTTGCAAAGCAAAATCTGGAACTGCCTTAAAGATCCACAGCCGTGTCTGCCGCAAGACAACTGCCGAACCCATTGGCGACGCAGCGCTATAGTCCGGGGCAACCGCGTGGTTCAATGCCCGCCCGGTGATCGAACTGTCACGCCCATGCAAGTGTCTGACGACCGGACTGGCGCCGCATCCCCGCACCAGCAACACTCATCACCACGCTGCTCCTAACCGGTAAAAACGAGGATTCCCACATGCTATGGAAAAAAGGCCGACGCAGTGACAACGTCGTCGATGCACGTGGTGATGACGCCGGTGGCGGCGGCATGCGCTTCGGCGGTGGCAAGGGATTGAGCCTGGGCGCGATCCTGTTGATCGTCGGCATCGGCTGGATCACCGGGCAG
This window of the Pseudomonas fluorescens genome carries:
- a CDS encoding NCS2 family permease; this encodes MLERLFQLKAHNTNVRTEILAGVTTFLAMAYILFVNPSILGETGMDKGAVFVATCLAAAIGSTIMGLIANYPIALAPGMGLNAFFTYTVVLHMGHTWQVALGAVFISAVCFFLLSIFRIREWIINSIPLPLRSAIAAGIGLFLALIALHNAGIVVSNPATMVGLGDLKAPAPILATLGFALIVALEALKVRGAVLIGILAVTIISIALGFTPFGGITSMPPSLAPTFMQLDIKGALDIGLVSVIFAFLFVDLFDNSGTLIGVAKRAGLMGKDGHMPKMGRALIADSTAAMAGSLLGTSTTTSYIESAAGVSAGGRTGLTAIVVAILFLLALFFSPLAASVPAFATAPALLFVAVLMTSGLAEIDWDDITVAAPVVVTTLAMPFTYSIANGIAFGFIAWTAIKLLSGRARELNPALVILSILFVIKLGWFNA
- the trmA gene encoding tRNA (uridine(54)-C5)-methyltransferase TrmA, with product MTFDSQAYAEQLEAKVTRLRDLLAPFDAPQPSVFDSPLQNFRLRAEFRLWREGGDRHYAMFAQDDKRTPILIEEFPIASLRINQLMPQLKAAWQASSALSHKLFQVEFLTTLSGDAMITLCYHRPLDEHWHAAAAKLAADLGVSIIGRSKGKREVLGLDYVVEKLEVGGRTFSYRQPEGAFTQPNGTVNQKMLNWAYEALGDRSDDLLELYCGNGNFTLPLATRVRKVLATEISKTSVNAALSNLSENAVDNVTLVCLSAEELTEALNEVRPFRRLQGIDLKSYEFGSVFVDPPRAGMDPDTCELTRRFDNILYISCNPETLAANIAQLHDTHRITKCALFDQFPWTHHMESGVLLSRR
- the aroQ gene encoding type II 3-dehydroquinate dehydratase; protein product: MPPIVLVLNGPNLNLLGTREPATYGHETLADISALCGRAAEEFGLAVEFRQTNHEGELLDWIHAARGRCAGIVINPAAWTHTSVAIRDALVASELPVIEVHLSNVHAREAFRHHSFVSAIATAVMCGFGSHGYRLALEHFAQRLKG
- a CDS encoding shikimate dehydrogenase, which translates into the protein MARSKVILAGLIGAGIQASRTPALHEHEGDAQGMRYLYRLIDLDQLKLDPTALPDLLLAAERMNYTGLNITFPCKQAIIPLLDELSPEAEGIGAVNTVVLKDGKRVGHNTDCLGFAEGFRRGLKDAARERVVQMGAGGAGAAVAHALLSEGVRQLTIFDVDRERAESLANNLNQHFGHGRAMAGRDLPGAMNQADGLVNTTPMGMAKLPGMPVPVELLRKELWVAEIVYFPLETELLRNARALGCRTLDGGNMAVFQAVKAFELFSGVAPDAQRMLAHFQSMNG
- a CDS encoding TetR family transcriptional regulator — its product is MTMNSELPAATEVSAAEPRKSRKNNPEKTRENILQEAIVEFVQQGLSGARVDAIAERIHTSKRMIYYYFGSKEQLYVEVLEKLYGDIRNTENRLHLAELTPVVAIRRLVEFTFDHHDRNVDFVRIVCIENIHNAEFVKRSDAIKAMNNTILDSLGEILRRGAEEGVFRSGLDALDVHLLISSFCFYRVSNRHTFGEIFQIDLPDESIKERHREMICESVLRYLQA
- the quiC gene encoding 3-dehydroshikimate dehydratase QuiC; its protein translation is MQRSIATVSLSGTLPEKLEAIAAAGFDGVEIFENDLLYYDGSPREIKQMCADLGIAITLFQPFRDFEGCRRDRLARNLERAERKFDLMQELGTDLVLVCSNASADSVGDQQILVDDLRLLAERAGARGLRIGYEALAWGRHVNTYQQVWDIVRQADHPSLGVLLDSFHTLSLKGDPRAIAEIPGDKIFFVQMADAPILQMDVLEWSRHFRCFPGQGEFDLPGFLAPIIQSGYTGPLSLEIFNDGFRAAPPRANAADGLRSLLYLEEKTRQRLEQETQPVANREILFETPKASEYNGVEFLEFAVDESLGAKLSNWLERLGFVKAGQHRSKSVSLLRQGDINLILNSEPYSFAHSFFEAHGPSLCATAVRVKDSASALARAVAYKGQPYRGLVGPNELELAAVRAPDGSLIYLVDEQADVYGTDFNLLADAPARGGLKRIDHMAMALPADSLDSWVLFYKSLLDFEADDEVVLPDPYGLVKSRALRSRDSSIRLPLNISENRNTAISHALSSYRGSGVHHIAFDCDDIFAEVSRAKEAGVPLLDIPLNYYDDLAARFDFDDEFLSELAYYNVLYDRDAQGGELFHVYTEPFEGRFFFEIIQRKNGYAGYGAANVAVRLAAMAKSRSGAVRQAKL
- a CDS encoding MFS transporter, which produces MIPSQTSRMAPAMSTATGGIGAKIRGAMAVGKTRWGMLALVFFATTLNYIDRAALGVMQPILAKEMSWTAMDYANINFWFQVGYAIGFVLQGRLIDRVGVKRVFFCAVLLWSLATGAHGLATSAVGFMACRFILGLTEAANYPACVKTTRLWFPAGERAVATGIFNAGTNVGAMFTPMLLPLVLHVWGWQAAFLCMSALGGIWLLFWGLKYFNPEDHPTVKQSELDYIQQEVEPEQARVPFSKILRMRGTWAFALAYSLTAPVFWFYLYWLPPFLNQQYNLGINVTQMGIPLIIIYVTADFGSVGGGILSSFLIGRGMNSIKARLLSMFLFACCIIGVVMAAGSANLWVAVAAISLAIGAHQAWTANIWSLVMDYTPKHMMSTVFGFGGMCAAIGGMFMTQIVGHILTVTNNNYTVLFTLIPAMYFLALTWMYFMAPRKIPTVTE
- a CDS encoding neutral zinc metallopeptidase, with the translated sequence MLWNKAKPSDNVSDERKNKGVYNATGAALAGGLTLSLLAALGVKWNDKQPNEQQTIEAVQEHAAALESLKMKDPHRIFVQQILGSTEATWSKTFEFNNLEYIPPKLILIDEPTSTPCGTTNDLAYCPPNQTIYINLSRLGSIGKQGGTSSEPSDFAQAFVIAHEVGHHVQNLLGTTKEVDDAEQSGQDVKGRNGIRVRKELQADCFAGVWARNAEAHIKWLEPTDLGEAVKAARLLGNDATHGTGEQRSRWFMKAFNAGASNACDTFGAQAL
- a CDS encoding DMT family transporter, which codes for MTVSTPLSGVNQPFKGILLIVVATFLFSSHDALSKYLSGFYPIMMVVWARYVVHTLLMAGIFLPKSGLRVLRTKRPLWQLARALCLLGTSLFFTTALLYIPLAEATAVNFLAPVLVTALSVPLLKERVTRGQWIAVICGFIGVLIIVHPGGELFTPAVLLPFCSALFFCFYQLLTRKLANVDSPTTSNFFAGLCNTLVMSALVPFFWQVPTLTHVGLMLALGSCGMTAHLFLTQAFRHAAPALLAPFGYCQIVFAGLLGWLLFNHTPSLLTIIGIAVICCSGLAAAWQQSRR
- a CDS encoding IclR family transcriptional regulator, which produces MAGSQIERVFSVLETLTSDPRGLPLQTLAEQLQIPKSATHRLLAELVRLGYVRQNPETLRYHLSTKLVAMGFQYLSSSGADIVQPVLDRLAEETGELVRLGVIDGDRQTWIAKAQGARTGLRYDPDMGRDAPLFYTASGHAWLACMSDAEALSLVERQAAEVPVGIGPNAPRTNIELLERLRLAREQGYACVEESSAVGTSAIAAVVKHPADGRVIGVLSIAGPSARMPGARLHELAPLLLEFADELSAASLASELFI